One window of Terriglobia bacterium genomic DNA carries:
- the dut gene encoding dUTP diphosphatase — MLRVQLLLPTAKAPTVAHPSEDLGYDVYAAVEITIGGRSHAVVSTGIAIEITDDHGRPMGALLRDKSSMAAKRVVLTGGVIDAGYRGEIRVLMENLADWPATVHVGDKIANLIPYPVLTGEVRVVEELAESKRKGGGFGSTGRS; from the coding sequence ATGCTCAGGGTACAGCTGCTGCTGCCCACGGCGAAGGCGCCCACGGTTGCCCATCCCAGTGAAGACCTCGGTTACGACGTCTACGCGGCGGTCGAGATCACGATTGGCGGGCGCAGCCATGCTGTCGTGTCCACCGGGATCGCCATCGAGATCACCGACGACCACGGCCGGCCCATGGGCGCGCTGTTGCGCGACAAGTCATCGATGGCGGCTAAGCGCGTCGTGTTGACCGGCGGCGTGATCGACGCCGGATATCGCGGCGAGATCCGCGTGTTGATGGAAAACCTTGCTGACTGGCCGGCGACCGTCCATGTCGGCGACAAGATCGCCAACCTGATTCCCTACCCGGTGCTGACCGGCGAGGTCCGAGTGGTGGAGGAATTGGCGGAGTCGAAGCGAAAAGGCGGCGGCTTTGGATCTACCGGAAGAAGCTAA
- the tyrS gene encoding tyrosine--tRNA ligase, with amino-acid sequence MPSFRPVDEQLAYIKKGAAEIIREDELREKLKKSYDSGKPLRVKIGLDPTAPDLHLGHTVVLRKLKHFQDMGHTVIFLIGDFTGMIGDPTGRSVTRPPLSREQINQNATTYLAQAHKILDPSKIEIRYNSEWLDKLGSEGWIRLAAKYTVSQMLEREDFHKRFQEEKPIALHELLYPLAQGYDSVALEADVELGGTDQKFNLLVGRELQRAHGQPSQVVLTTPLLEGLDGVQKMSKSYGNYIGITEAPLEMYGKVMSISDALMWRYYELLTDVSSPEIERMKSDTVAGRAHPMQLKKDLAREIVTDFHSPQAAQQAEQDWAKQFQKDEVPEDVERVTVRLSDVAPSGLETIAEDGGASRSSSQGGLGSIRPREPGEFVSVKLDKLLARTGLASSVSDGLRKIKQNAVRIDNQVRSEPILKIKVPAELTVRVGRLLKKITIQ; translated from the coding sequence ATGCCTTCGTTCCGCCCGGTTGACGAGCAGCTCGCCTACATCAAGAAAGGCGCGGCGGAGATCATCCGCGAAGACGAACTGCGCGAGAAGCTCAAGAAATCCTACGACTCCGGCAAGCCGCTGCGAGTCAAGATCGGGCTGGACCCGACCGCGCCCGACCTTCATCTTGGCCACACCGTGGTGCTGCGCAAGCTCAAACACTTTCAGGACATGGGGCACACGGTAATCTTCCTGATCGGCGATTTTACCGGCATGATCGGCGATCCTACTGGCAGGTCGGTCACGCGGCCGCCGCTCTCGCGAGAGCAGATCAACCAGAACGCCACCACTTATCTCGCTCAAGCGCACAAAATTCTCGATCCCAGCAAAATCGAGATTCGCTACAACAGCGAGTGGCTGGACAAGCTGGGCTCGGAGGGATGGATCCGTCTGGCGGCGAAGTACACAGTGTCGCAGATGCTGGAGCGCGAGGACTTCCACAAGCGCTTTCAGGAAGAAAAACCGATCGCGCTGCACGAGCTGCTCTATCCGCTGGCGCAGGGGTACGACTCGGTAGCGCTGGAGGCCGACGTCGAACTGGGTGGCACCGACCAGAAATTTAACCTGCTGGTCGGGCGGGAATTGCAGCGCGCGCACGGGCAGCCGTCGCAGGTGGTGCTGACTACGCCGCTGCTCGAAGGCCTGGACGGTGTGCAGAAGATGTCGAAGTCCTACGGCAATTACATCGGCATCACCGAAGCGCCGCTGGAAATGTATGGCAAAGTGATGTCCATCTCCGACGCGTTGATGTGGCGCTATTACGAATTGCTGACCGACGTGAGTTCGCCCGAGATCGAGCGCATGAAGTCGGACACGGTGGCCGGGCGCGCCCACCCGATGCAGTTAAAGAAAGACCTGGCGCGCGAGATTGTCACCGATTTCCATTCGCCGCAGGCGGCGCAGCAGGCGGAACAGGATTGGGCGAAGCAATTCCAGAAGGATGAAGTGCCGGAAGATGTGGAGCGGGTGACGGTTCGCTTATCCGACGTGGCACCTTCGGGCTTGGAGACCATTGCTGAAGACGGAGGTGCGAGTCGCAGCTCTTCGCAGGGCGGGTTGGGTTCCATTCGTCCGCGAGAACCTGGTGAGTTCGTCAGCGTGAAGCTCGACAAGCTACTGGCGCGTACCGGGCTCGCAAGTTCGGTGAGCGACGGTCTGCGCAAGATCAAGCAGAACGCGGTGCGCATTGACAATCAGGTCAGGTCGGAGCCGATTTTGAAAATCAAAGTGCCGGCTGAATTGACCGTGCGCGTGGGGCGGCTGCTGAAGAAGATCACCATCCAATAA
- the sppA gene encoding signal peptide peptidase SppA, which produces MANGGRSRGFLWVLIGGGAFFIFVLAVYTLVYVALRAEQGTQYVVTGSGEQIAVVDIDGVILDAQSTVRDLKKFADDTSIKAIIIHLNTPGGSAAASEEIYREVRRIRDDKKKRIVADIAVVGASGGYYVASGTNKIFANDASVVGSIGAIMDWYNYGDLVRWAKLKEEVIKSGEFKDTGDPARELTPVERAYLQGMVNNMKDQFVAAIASGRGLKAEDVSALADGRVWTGQQALTLKLVDQIGDFEAAVKDTAKAVGIKGEPSLVRPAKERHSLLDLIFGDASQWLPDRSKLMQRNPGFYFLWK; this is translated from the coding sequence ATGGCGAACGGAGGCCGCTCGCGGGGATTTTTGTGGGTACTGATCGGGGGTGGTGCTTTCTTCATTTTCGTGCTGGCGGTGTACACCCTGGTGTACGTGGCCCTGCGCGCGGAGCAGGGCACGCAGTACGTGGTCACCGGCAGCGGCGAGCAGATCGCAGTGGTGGACATCGACGGCGTCATCCTGGACGCGCAGTCGACCGTGCGCGACCTGAAGAAATTCGCCGACGACACCTCCATTAAGGCGATCATTATCCACCTGAACACACCGGGCGGAAGCGCGGCCGCCTCGGAGGAGATTTATCGCGAGGTGCGGCGCATCCGCGACGACAAGAAGAAGCGTATCGTCGCCGACATCGCCGTGGTCGGCGCCAGCGGCGGGTATTACGTGGCCTCGGGCACGAACAAGATTTTCGCCAACGACGCCAGCGTGGTCGGCTCCATCGGCGCCATCATGGACTGGTACAACTACGGCGACCTGGTGCGCTGGGCCAAGCTCAAGGAAGAGGTCATTAAGTCGGGCGAATTCAAGGACACCGGCGACCCGGCGCGCGAGCTCACTCCCGTCGAACGGGCGTACCTGCAAGGCATGGTCAACAACATGAAGGACCAATTCGTGGCCGCGATCGCCAGCGGCCGCGGGTTGAAGGCGGAGGACGTAAGCGCGCTGGCCGACGGCCGCGTCTGGACCGGCCAGCAGGCGCTGACCCTGAAGCTGGTGGACCAGATTGGTGACTTTGAAGCCGCAGTGAAGGACACGGCCAAGGCGGTGGGGATCAAGGGCGAGCCATCGCTGGTACGGCCGGCCAAGGAACGGCACAGCCTGCTGGACCTGATTTTCGGCGACGCCTCCCAGTGGCTGCCGGATCGCAGCAAACTGATGCAAAGGAATCCCGGCTTCTATTTTCTCTGGAAGTAG
- a CDS encoding integration host factor subunit beta yields MTKADLIDEVSRLAELTRKDSEIIVETIFDSIVRSLRTGDKIEIRGFGSFRTRQRKPRVGRNPKTGDRVDVPAKKIPFFKPSKELKDLVNTGNANAPAPAGTPPGPS; encoded by the coding sequence ATGACCAAAGCCGACCTGATTGATGAGGTGTCGCGACTGGCGGAGCTGACGCGCAAAGACAGCGAGATCATTGTCGAGACCATCTTTGACAGCATCGTGCGCTCGCTCCGTACCGGCGACAAGATCGAAATCCGCGGGTTCGGCAGTTTCCGCACCCGGCAGCGCAAGCCGCGCGTCGGGCGCAATCCCAAGACCGGCGACCGCGTCGACGTCCCGGCCAAGAAAATTCCCTTCTTCAAGCCCAGCAAGGAACTGAAGGACCTGGTCAACACCGGCAACGCGAACGCGCCTGCACCGGCTGGGACGCCACCCGGCCCGAGCTAA